One part of the Peromyscus eremicus chromosome 18, PerEre_H2_v1, whole genome shotgun sequence genome encodes these proteins:
- the Tespa1 gene encoding protein TESPA1 codes for MEASVLSPTSWEKRRAWLRQSRNWQIQVLEEEAAAALQDALDPEPSSLDDVFQEGNPINKIEDWLQGCGDTEEGLSEEAGQSNYNGYSSHGTSFEDDLSLGADATLLATNGNLFSRNFLQTPRPCQLLDLGCSLASSSMTGGTNKTSSSISEILDQVQEDAEDVLFSLGFGHEDHKDTSRIPARFFTNPSQAKGIDFQLFLKSQMQRIEMEDPCLMLASRFKQVQTLAVTADAFFCLYSYVSKTPVQKFTPSNMFWNCDPTDVPSIRILAPEPEPHSPRERLRKAISKMCLYTGSRDRLLPSHTNPKRNSLDQVVWEVMDRVKGEKLGLQQGPGHGQAPQEESAPPGQNTKLSTSSIPCVFCPKEETEGDMCCAHALASTGPQCDTDSAQIRRELWGLQAINEKPHSAEKQSPWERKGKARKSLFQSPPLDKNIKSLDLSIIQKKRKQSQARHELHQSLTQQLQGASDLEQVQNNSEEENCHSPSRARHPYFYHTSLGEDSRSFLDHQHSTI; via the exons ATGCACTGGATCCCGAGCCTTCCAGCCTGGATGATGTTTTCCAGGAAG GGAATCCAATCAATAAGATCGAGGACTGGCTGCAGGGCTGTGG aGACACTGAGGAGGGACTTTCTGAAGAAGCAGGGCAATCCAACTATAACG GGTACTCTAGCCATGGGACCAGCTTTGAAGATGACTTGAGTCTTGGAGCAGATG cCACACTACTGGCCACCAATGGAAACCTCTTCTCCAG GAATTTTCTCCAGACACCCAGGCCTTGCCAATTACTTGATCTTGGCTGTAGTTTGGCTTCCAGCAGCATGACTGGTGGGACCAACAAAACTAGTTCAAG CATCTCAGAGATTTTGGACCAGGTACAAGAAGATGCAGAAgatgtcctcttcagtctgggCTTTGGCCATGAGGACCACAAAGATACATCTCGTATCCCTGCAAGATTTTTCACCAACCCCTCTCAGGCCAAGGGCATTGATTTCCAGCTCTTCCTGAAATCTCAGATGCAGAGGATTGAGATGGAGGATCCCTGCCTGATGCTGGCCA GCCGGTTTAAACAGGTGCAGACATTGGCTGTCActgctgatgctttcttctgtctctactcCTATGTGTCTAAGACACCTGTCCAAAAGTTCACGCCTTCCAACATGTTCTGGAATTGTGACCCAACTGATGTGCCATCCATCAGGATTCTGGCTCCAGAGCCTGAACCCCACTCACCCAGAGAACGTCTACGGAAAGCAATCTCTAAAATGTGCCTGTATACAGGTTCCCGAGATCGGCTGTTACCATCTCACACTAACCCCAAAAGGAACAGTTTGGACCAAGTTGTGTGGGAAGTGATGGACAGAGTAAAAGGAGAGAAGCTAGGTCTCCAGCAAGGCCCAGGGCATGGGCAAGCACCTCAGGAAGAGTCTGCGCccccaggacaaaatacaaagctGTCCACCTCTTCTATTCCATGTGTTTTCTGCCCTAAAGAAGAAACTGAGGGAGATATGTGCTGTGCTCATGCTCTAGCCAGCACAGGTCCACAGTGCGACACAGACTCTGCACAGATAAGGAGAGAGCTGTGGGGTCTACAGGCCATCAATGAGAAGCCCCATTCAGCTGAGAAGCAGAGTCCatgggaaagaaaaggcaaagcAAGAAAGAGCCTATTTCAAAGTCCTCCCTTGGACAAGAATATTAAATCACTGGACTTGTCCATCATACAGAAGAAACGAAAACAGAGCCAAGCCAGACATGAACTACACCAATCTCTAACTCAGCAGCTTCAGGGTGCTTCTGACTTGGAGCAG GTACAAAACAACAGTGAAGAAGAGAACTGTCACtcacccagcagagccaggcacccCTACTTCTACCACACTTCCCTTGGAGAAGACTCAAGAA GCTTTCTTGACCATCAACATAGCACAATCTGA